The Kwoniella dendrophila CBS 6074 chromosome 3, complete sequence genome contains a region encoding:
- a CDS encoding 1-pyrroline-5-carboxylate dehydrogenase, with protein sequence MSSQLATFKVPVIDNEPMNNYAVGSAERKALQAAVDKMQKNAPYEVPCVINGKEVKTGDIQSQPMPHDHANPLCTYHAATKEVVNQAIEGALEARQAWEELPWADKAAIFLKAADLISGKYRYELMAATMLGQGKNAWQAEIDAAAELCDFLRFSVKYVEELYQQQPPRNSTGVWNRVEFRPLEGFVLAVTPFNFTAIGGNLVGAPAIVGNVCVWKPSPMATYSNYIVHKIFIEAGLPPAVIQFVPGNPPEVVKQCIDHKSFASLHFTGSTQIFRKLWKDISANLDIYRGYPRIVGETGGKNFHLYHHTAEIKSGVHQALRAAFEYSGQKCSALSRCYVPKSLWEGGFQELLVEETNKITIGPCTEWNHFTGPVIGRPAFDKITGIIEQAKKDGGEVIAGGKWDDSKGYFIQPTVIVTKDPKSVSMTQEIFGPVLTVYVYEDSEYDSMPKLIEETTEYALTGAIFAQERSALQSAAHKLRNAAGNFYINDKCTGAVVGQQPFGGARASGTNDKSGSIAIFSRFVSMRSIKENFVAPQDHLYPSNFI encoded by the exons ATGTCATCTCAACTCGCTACCTTCAAAGTCCCTGTCATTGACAATGAGCCAATG AACAACTATGCTGTCGGCTCAGCtgaaagaaaagctttaCAAGCTGCTGTTGACAAAATGCAAAAGAATGCTCCATACGAAGTACCATGTGTTATCAACGGtaaagaa GTTAAAACCGGTGACATCCAATCTCAACCAATGCCCCATGACCATGCCAACCCATTATGTACCTACCACGCTGCCACCAAAGAAGTCGTTAACcaagctattgaaggtgCTTTAGAAGCTAGACAAGCTTGGGAAGAATTACCATGGGCAGATAAAGCTGCTATCTTCCTCAAAGCAGCCGATTTAATCTCAGGTAAATACAGATACGAATTAATGGCTGCTACCATGttaggtcaaggtaaaaaCGCTTGGcaagctgaaattgatgctgctgctgag CTCTGTGATTTCTTGAGATTCTCCGTTAAATACGTTGAAGAACtctatcaacaacaaccaccaAGAAACTCTACCGGTGTATGGAA CCGAGTCGAATTCAGACCTCTCGAAGGTTTCGTCCTCGCCGTTACCCCATTCAACTTCACTGCTATCGGTGGTAACCTTGTCGGTGCTCCAGCTATCGTCGGTAACGTCTGTGTCTGGAAACCATCCCCAATGGCCACTTACTCCAACTACATCGTCCACAAAATCTTCATCGAAGCCGGTTTACCACCTGCTGTAATCCAATTCGTTCCAGGTAACCCACCTGAAGTTGTCAAACAATGTATTGACCACAAATCATTCGCTTCTTTACACTTCACTGGTTCAACTCAAATTTTCAGAAAATTGTGGAAAGACATTTCAGCCAACCTCGATATCTACCGAGGTTACCCAAGAATTGTTGGTGAAACCGGTGGTAAAAACTTCCACTTATACCACCACACTGCTGAAATCAAATCAGGTGTACACCAAGCTCTTAGAGCCGCTTTCGAGTACTCTGGTCAAAAatgttcagctttatcaaGATGTTACGTACCAAAATCATTATGGGAAGGTGGTTTCCAAGaattattagttgaagaaaccaacaaaatcacCATTGGTCCATGTACCGAATGGAACCATTTCACTGGTCCTGTTATCGGTAGACCAGCTTTCGATAAAATCACAGGTATtattgaacaagctaaaaaagatggAGGTGAAGTTATTGCTGGTGGTAAATGGGATGATTCAAAAGGTTACTTCATTCAACCAACTGTTATTGTTACCAAAGATCCTAAATCAGTTTCAATGACACAAGAAATCTTTGGTCCAGTTTTAACTGTTTACGTTTATGAAGATTCTGAATACGATTCAATGCCAAAATTAATTGAGGAAACGACAGAATACGCTTTAACTGGTGCCATCTTCGCTCAAGAAAGATCTGCCTTACAATCTGCTGCCCACAAATTAAGAAACGCAGCAGGTAACTTCTACATTAACGATAAATGTACTGGTGCTGTTGTAGGTCAACAACCTTTCGGTGGTGCAAGAGCTTCAGGTACAAACgataaatcaggttcaaTTGCTATTTTCTCAAGATTCGTTTCAATgagatcaatcaaagaaaacTTTGTCGCTCCTCAAGATCACCTTTACCCATCAAACTTCATTTAA